The Dermochelys coriacea isolate rDerCor1 chromosome 7, rDerCor1.pri.v4, whole genome shotgun sequence genome window below encodes:
- the HKDC1 gene encoding hexokinase HKDC1 isoform X1, producing MFAVHLLAFYFTKLKEDQIKKVDRFLYHMRLSDDVLLDVMTRFQAEMVKGLERDSHPTAAVKMLPTFVRSIPDGSEKGEFLALDLGGSKFRVLKVKVSEDGKQNVQMESQFYPTPQEITHGNGTELFDYVADCLADFMESKNIKHKRFPLGFTFSFPCMQTKLEEGVLLSWTKYFKVRGVQETDVVSSLRHALRKREDIDVDVLALVNDTVGTMMTCGYDDQRCEVGVIIGTGTNACYMEEMSNIDLVEGDEGRMCINTEWGAFGDDGSLDDLRTEFDREIDLGSINPGKQLFEKMISGLYLGELVRLVLLKMAKKGLLFNGKISTAIRTKGKIETKHVAAMEKRKEGLQNTKEILMELGLTPSEEDCIAVQHVCTIVSFRSANLCAAALAAILTRLRQNKKLVRLRTTVGMDGTLYKTHPQYPKRLHKVVRRLVPNCDVRFLLSESGSGKGAAMVTAVACRLVSQRKQIDEILASFELSEENLIEVKNKMREELEYGLKKETHATATVKMLPTYVCGTPDGTEKGKFLALDLGGTNFRVLLVKIRSGRRKSVRMYNKIFAIPLEIMQGTGEELFDHIVQCIADFLEYMGIKGARLPLGFTFSFPCRQASIDKGVLVEWTKGFKATDCEGEDVVDMLREAIKRRNEFDLDIVAVVNDTVGTMMTCGYEDPYCEIGLIAGTGSNVCYMEEMKNIEIVEGIEGKMCINTEWGGFGDNGCIDSIRTKYDKEVDEGSLNPGKQRYEKMTSGMYLGEIVRQILIDLTKHGLLFRGQILESLRTRGIFETKFLSHIESDRLALLQVRRILQQLGLDSTCDDSIIVKEVCGAVSKRAAQLCGAGLAAIVEKKRENRNLEHLKITVGVDGTLYKLHPHFSRILRETVKEMAPQCDVTFMLSEDGSGKGAALITAVAKRLYNVGEN from the exons ATGTTTGCTGTGCATTTATTAGCTTTTTATTTCACAAAACTAAAAGAAGATCAAATAAAAAAG GTTGACAGGTTCCTTTACCACATGCGTCTTTCTGATGATGTATTACTTGACGTGATGACGCGCTTCCAAGCAGAGATGGTGAAGGGCCTGGAAAGAGACTCTCACCCAACAGCTGCCGTAAAAATGCTGCCAACGTTTGTACGGTCGATTCCTGATGGGTCAG AAAAGGGGGAATTTCTTGCTCTAGATCTTGGTGGCTCCAAGTTTCGAGTCTTAAAGGTGAAAGTGTCTGAAGATGGGAAGCAGAATGTTCAAATGGAGAGTCAGTTCTACCCAACCCCACAGGAGATCACACACGGGAATGGAACAGAA CTATTCGATTATGTCGCTGACTGTCTGGCAGATTTCATGGAGTCcaaaaacataaaacataagAGATTCCCTCTTGggtttacattttcttttccttgcatGCAGACTAAATTGGAAGAG ggtGTGCTGCTTTCCTGGACAAAGTACTTTAAGGTACGAGGAGTGCAGGAGACAGATGTGGTCAGCTCTCTGCGCCATGCCCTCAGGAAGCGTGAG GATATTGATGTAGATGTTTTAGCACTGGTAAATGATACTGTGGGAACAATGATGACCTGTGGATATGATGATCAGCGCTGTGAAGTTGGCGTCATAATAg GAACTGGCACAAATGCCTGCTACATGGAAGAAATGAGTAACATTGATCTGGTGGAAGGTGATGAGGGGAGGATGTGCATTAACACTGAGTGGGGAGCCTTTGGAGACGATGGGTCACTGGATGATCTCAGGACTGAGTTTGACAGGGAGATTGACTTGGGATCTATCAATCCTGGAAAACAACT GTTTGAGAAGATGATTAGTGGATTGTATTTAGGAGAACTTGTAAGACTCGTTCTTCTAAAAATGGCAAAGAAAGGCCTGCTCTTCAATGGCAAGATATCAACAGCTATCCGTACTAAGGGCAAGATTGAGACAAAACATGTAGCTGCTATGGAAAA ACGTAAAGAAGGTCTCCAAAACACTAAAGAGATACTGATGGAACTGGGCCTGACTCCTTCTGAAGAAGATTGCATTGCTGTTCAGCATGTGTGCACCATCGTTTCATTCCGCTCCGCAaatctctgtgctgctgccttagCAGCAATACTGACCCGTCTTAGACAAAATAAAAAACTAGTACGACTGAGAACTACTGTTGGAATGGATGGAACTCTGTATAAAACACACCCTCA ATATCCTAAACGCCTGCATAAGGTTGTGAGAAGGCTGGTCCCAAACTGCGATGTCAGATTTCTTCTCTCTGAAAGTGGCAGTGGGAAGGGAGCTGCCATGGTAACTGCAGTTGCATGCAGACTGGTATCTCAGCGCAAACAAATTGATGAGATTCTAGCATCATTTGAACTTTCTGAGGAGAATCTTatagaagtgaaaaataaaatgagggAAGAATTGGAATATGGACTGAAGAAAGAAACACATGCGACTGCCACAGTGAAAATGTTACCAACTTATGTTTGTGGAACACCGGATGGAACAG aaaaaggaaaattccTGGCACTTGATCTTGGGGGAACAAATTTCAGAGTTCTGCTTGTGAAAATTAGAAGTGGGAGAAGAAAATCTGTGAGAATGTACAATAAAATCTTTGCCATTCCTTTGGAAATTATGCAAGGAACCGGGGAAGAG CTCTTTGATCACATTGTCCAGTGCATAGCAGATTTTTTGGAGTACATGGGGATTAAAGGTGCACGTCTCCCTTTGGGCTTCACATTCTCTTTCCCCTGCAGGCAAGCTAGCATTGATAAG GGAGTGCTTGTGGAGTGGACAAAAGGTTTCAAGGCAACAGACTGTGAAGGAGAGGATGTTGTTGATATGCTAAGAGAGGCCATAAAACGCAGAAAT GAGTTTGACTTGGATATTGTAGCAGTGGTAAATGACACTGTTGGGACAATGATGACATGTGGCTATGAGGATCCATATTGTGAAATTGGCCTTATTGCAG GAACAGGTAGCAACGTGTGCTACATGGAAGAGATGAAGAATATTGAAATTGTGGAAGGGATTGAAGGGAAAATGTGCATtaacacagaatggggaggatTTGGTGACAATGGGTGCATTGATAGTATCAGAACAAAATATGATAAAGAAGTGGATGAGGGTTCATTAAATCCTGGGAAACAGAG GTATGAAAAAATGACCAGTGGAATGTATTTGGGTGAAATAGTGAGGCAAATTTTGATTGACTTAACCAAACACGGACTTCTGTTCAGAGGTCAGATTTTGGAATCGCTCAGGACAAGAGGCATATTTGAAACAAAATTCCTGTCTCATATTGAAAG TGACCGGCTAGCCCTTCTTCAGGTTAGAAGAATTCTGCAGCAGCTTGGATTGGACAGCACTTGTGATGACAGCATTATCGTAAAGGAGGTGTGTGGTGCTGTTTCAAAGAGAGCAGCCCAGCTATGTGGAGCTGGACTGGCTGCTATAGtagagaagaagagagaaaacagaaatctAGAGCACTTGAAAATCACTGTTGGAGTGGATGGAACTTTATACAAACTACACCCGCA ttTTTCTAGGATTTTACGGGAAACAGTGAAAGAAATGGCACCTCAGTGCGATGTGACTTTCATGCTGTCTGAAGATGGAAGTGGAAAGGGAGCTGCCCTAATAACTGCTGTGGCAAAAAGATTGTATAATGTTggagaaaattaa
- the HKDC1 gene encoding hexokinase HKDC1 isoform X2, with amino-acid sequence MRLSDDVLLDVMTRFQAEMVKGLERDSHPTAAVKMLPTFVRSIPDGSEKGEFLALDLGGSKFRVLKVKVSEDGKQNVQMESQFYPTPQEITHGNGTELFDYVADCLADFMESKNIKHKRFPLGFTFSFPCMQTKLEEGVLLSWTKYFKVRGVQETDVVSSLRHALRKREDIDVDVLALVNDTVGTMMTCGYDDQRCEVGVIIGTGTNACYMEEMSNIDLVEGDEGRMCINTEWGAFGDDGSLDDLRTEFDREIDLGSINPGKQLFEKMISGLYLGELVRLVLLKMAKKGLLFNGKISTAIRTKGKIETKHVAAMEKRKEGLQNTKEILMELGLTPSEEDCIAVQHVCTIVSFRSANLCAAALAAILTRLRQNKKLVRLRTTVGMDGTLYKTHPQYPKRLHKVVRRLVPNCDVRFLLSESGSGKGAAMVTAVACRLVSQRKQIDEILASFELSEENLIEVKNKMREELEYGLKKETHATATVKMLPTYVCGTPDGTEKGKFLALDLGGTNFRVLLVKIRSGRRKSVRMYNKIFAIPLEIMQGTGEELFDHIVQCIADFLEYMGIKGARLPLGFTFSFPCRQASIDKGVLVEWTKGFKATDCEGEDVVDMLREAIKRRNEFDLDIVAVVNDTVGTMMTCGYEDPYCEIGLIAGTGSNVCYMEEMKNIEIVEGIEGKMCINTEWGGFGDNGCIDSIRTKYDKEVDEGSLNPGKQRYEKMTSGMYLGEIVRQILIDLTKHGLLFRGQILESLRTRGIFETKFLSHIESDRLALLQVRRILQQLGLDSTCDDSIIVKEVCGAVSKRAAQLCGAGLAAIVEKKRENRNLEHLKITVGVDGTLYKLHPHFSRILRETVKEMAPQCDVTFMLSEDGSGKGAALITAVAKRLYNVGEN; translated from the exons ATGCGTCTTTCTGATGATGTATTACTTGACGTGATGACGCGCTTCCAAGCAGAGATGGTGAAGGGCCTGGAAAGAGACTCTCACCCAACAGCTGCCGTAAAAATGCTGCCAACGTTTGTACGGTCGATTCCTGATGGGTCAG AAAAGGGGGAATTTCTTGCTCTAGATCTTGGTGGCTCCAAGTTTCGAGTCTTAAAGGTGAAAGTGTCTGAAGATGGGAAGCAGAATGTTCAAATGGAGAGTCAGTTCTACCCAACCCCACAGGAGATCACACACGGGAATGGAACAGAA CTATTCGATTATGTCGCTGACTGTCTGGCAGATTTCATGGAGTCcaaaaacataaaacataagAGATTCCCTCTTGggtttacattttcttttccttgcatGCAGACTAAATTGGAAGAG ggtGTGCTGCTTTCCTGGACAAAGTACTTTAAGGTACGAGGAGTGCAGGAGACAGATGTGGTCAGCTCTCTGCGCCATGCCCTCAGGAAGCGTGAG GATATTGATGTAGATGTTTTAGCACTGGTAAATGATACTGTGGGAACAATGATGACCTGTGGATATGATGATCAGCGCTGTGAAGTTGGCGTCATAATAg GAACTGGCACAAATGCCTGCTACATGGAAGAAATGAGTAACATTGATCTGGTGGAAGGTGATGAGGGGAGGATGTGCATTAACACTGAGTGGGGAGCCTTTGGAGACGATGGGTCACTGGATGATCTCAGGACTGAGTTTGACAGGGAGATTGACTTGGGATCTATCAATCCTGGAAAACAACT GTTTGAGAAGATGATTAGTGGATTGTATTTAGGAGAACTTGTAAGACTCGTTCTTCTAAAAATGGCAAAGAAAGGCCTGCTCTTCAATGGCAAGATATCAACAGCTATCCGTACTAAGGGCAAGATTGAGACAAAACATGTAGCTGCTATGGAAAA ACGTAAAGAAGGTCTCCAAAACACTAAAGAGATACTGATGGAACTGGGCCTGACTCCTTCTGAAGAAGATTGCATTGCTGTTCAGCATGTGTGCACCATCGTTTCATTCCGCTCCGCAaatctctgtgctgctgccttagCAGCAATACTGACCCGTCTTAGACAAAATAAAAAACTAGTACGACTGAGAACTACTGTTGGAATGGATGGAACTCTGTATAAAACACACCCTCA ATATCCTAAACGCCTGCATAAGGTTGTGAGAAGGCTGGTCCCAAACTGCGATGTCAGATTTCTTCTCTCTGAAAGTGGCAGTGGGAAGGGAGCTGCCATGGTAACTGCAGTTGCATGCAGACTGGTATCTCAGCGCAAACAAATTGATGAGATTCTAGCATCATTTGAACTTTCTGAGGAGAATCTTatagaagtgaaaaataaaatgagggAAGAATTGGAATATGGACTGAAGAAAGAAACACATGCGACTGCCACAGTGAAAATGTTACCAACTTATGTTTGTGGAACACCGGATGGAACAG aaaaaggaaaattccTGGCACTTGATCTTGGGGGAACAAATTTCAGAGTTCTGCTTGTGAAAATTAGAAGTGGGAGAAGAAAATCTGTGAGAATGTACAATAAAATCTTTGCCATTCCTTTGGAAATTATGCAAGGAACCGGGGAAGAG CTCTTTGATCACATTGTCCAGTGCATAGCAGATTTTTTGGAGTACATGGGGATTAAAGGTGCACGTCTCCCTTTGGGCTTCACATTCTCTTTCCCCTGCAGGCAAGCTAGCATTGATAAG GGAGTGCTTGTGGAGTGGACAAAAGGTTTCAAGGCAACAGACTGTGAAGGAGAGGATGTTGTTGATATGCTAAGAGAGGCCATAAAACGCAGAAAT GAGTTTGACTTGGATATTGTAGCAGTGGTAAATGACACTGTTGGGACAATGATGACATGTGGCTATGAGGATCCATATTGTGAAATTGGCCTTATTGCAG GAACAGGTAGCAACGTGTGCTACATGGAAGAGATGAAGAATATTGAAATTGTGGAAGGGATTGAAGGGAAAATGTGCATtaacacagaatggggaggatTTGGTGACAATGGGTGCATTGATAGTATCAGAACAAAATATGATAAAGAAGTGGATGAGGGTTCATTAAATCCTGGGAAACAGAG GTATGAAAAAATGACCAGTGGAATGTATTTGGGTGAAATAGTGAGGCAAATTTTGATTGACTTAACCAAACACGGACTTCTGTTCAGAGGTCAGATTTTGGAATCGCTCAGGACAAGAGGCATATTTGAAACAAAATTCCTGTCTCATATTGAAAG TGACCGGCTAGCCCTTCTTCAGGTTAGAAGAATTCTGCAGCAGCTTGGATTGGACAGCACTTGTGATGACAGCATTATCGTAAAGGAGGTGTGTGGTGCTGTTTCAAAGAGAGCAGCCCAGCTATGTGGAGCTGGACTGGCTGCTATAGtagagaagaagagagaaaacagaaatctAGAGCACTTGAAAATCACTGTTGGAGTGGATGGAACTTTATACAAACTACACCCGCA ttTTTCTAGGATTTTACGGGAAACAGTGAAAGAAATGGCACCTCAGTGCGATGTGACTTTCATGCTGTCTGAAGATGGAAGTGGAAAGGGAGCTGCCCTAATAACTGCTGTGGCAAAAAGATTGTATAATGTTggagaaaattaa